One Spirochaetaceae bacterium genomic window, CCGGGCGGCGTCCGCGGTAGCCGGCGCACGGCCCTCGCCGGTGCGCGTCTCGTCGCGGACAATCCGGCCGTCCTGCAACCGTACCAACCGCTGCGCGTAGTCCATGACCATGGCATCGTGGGTGGAGAACAGGAAGGTGGTGGAGCGGCGGCGATTGAGCGTGCGCATCAGGTCCAGCAACCCCTCGCCGATCTCGGAGTCCACGTTCGCGGTGGGTTCGTCGGCCAGCACGATGTCCGGGTCCTTCACCAGCGCGCGTGCGATCGCCACCCGTTGCTGTTGACCGCCCGACAGCTCGCCCGGGCGACGGTCGGCCATGTCGCTCAACCCGACGTCGTCGAGCATCGCCAGGGTGCGGTCGCGCACCTGCTTCGGGTCGCGGGTGACCAGCGACAACGCAAACGAGACGTTCTCGTAGGCGGTGAGTACCGGGATGAGATTGAACGACTGAAAGATGAAGCCGAGACGATGACGGCGAAACAGGGCAAGCTGTTTGCGGTTCAGGTCCGATACACGTTCTCCGCCGATCACCACCTCGCCGCTGGTCGCCGTGTCCAGACAGCCAACCAGATTGAGCAGAGTGGTCTTGCCGGAACCGGAGGGGCCGGCAATCGCCAGAAACGCGCCACCATCCACCCGCAGACTGACACCGCGCAGAGCCGCGACCTCGGTGCTGCCGCTGCGATACACTTTGGTCACCCTGTCCACTGATATCACAAGACACCTCCCGGCGTGTCCGGTGGAGCCGTCATCGTTGTGCACGCACCCCTGACGGCGCTGCAACGGTGTATACGCGGGACCAGCTTACGCATCGAGTCGTGACCGCGGCAACCAATCTTCACACAAATGGTGAAATGTGACCGGAGATCGGCGACCGCACCGGGCTGGCGGCGTGCGGAAGTGGAGCGGATCGGGATGGGAGAACGACCACGGCCGGCGCCCGGCGTGCACCGGGCGCTCGGCACTCTGTCTGGTCGGCCGCCGCCGCTAGGACCGCCTCAGGGGCGGCCGTAGTGGATAATCAGCCGTTTCGCAGGCGCAGCACCAGGCGGTCTTTGACGCCGCGCGGACAACGGGCGATCAGATCTACGCCCAGGTTTTCGGCCGCGGCCTTGAGGGCTTCTCTGGCCTGGGTCATGTCTTCGGACTCGCCGAACGTCAACTGCCCGGGTCCCTCGTTGACAACGCGCTGGACATACTTCTCGTACTTTTCGACCAGCTTTTTCGAAACTCCTTTCTCCTTGACTTCCTTCGTCCGAAGAATCGAGAATCTTGGCATGACATCCTCCTGTCAGGTTCAGGTTGCTTGCGCGCGCGCTCATATTGCACCGCGCAGTAGCCACCGGTAACCAAATAATGTAACACACATTCCCTCGGGTCAAGTGCGGCCGCGGCAGACCCCGTCGGCCGACGATGCTGCCGGGAATGCGAGATTTCCGTACCATTATCGTCATCTCACGAGTACGTCAAGACCCCGTTAGCACAAAAAACACCAAGGGACATTGCGCCACGAGGCGCGCTCGGATATAAACGATTCATGACCATTACGTCACTGAAGACGGTTTCGGTAGCGGGCACCAAGACGTGGAACTACGTGCGGCTGGAGACCGACACCGGCATCACCGGCACCGGAGAAGCGCACCCGGGAGCAGGCATCGGCGACCTGATCGAGCGTCGCCTGGCGCCAATGTTGATCGGCGCGGATGCGCGCAACGTGGAGCCGCTGCAGCGGCGGATGCTGGCGTCGAGCACCGGAGATTCGGCCGGCGGCATGCTGGTGGGGGCGATCGGCGGAGTAGAAACCGCGCTCTGGGATGTTGCCGGCAAGGCCCTCGGCGTACCGGCTTACCGGCTGCTCGGCGGTGCCTACCGCGACCGAATTCGCCTCTACGCGGACGTCGGACGCGGCGTCGCCATGGCGAACACGCCGGCAAGCTGGGCGGCACGCGCGCGCGAGGCCGCCGCCGAAGGATTCGATGCCCTCAAGTTCGACATCGACCACTCCGCCGATGAATTGAGCCATGACCTGCTGGCGCGCGGACTGAGCCTGGCGGAACTGGAGCGCATGACGGCGCTGGTGGCGGCGGCACGCGAGGGGGCCGGTGACCGCGTCGATCTGGCGATCGATTGTCACGGCATATACCAGGTGCGCGACGTGCTGCTGCTGGCCGAACGTCTGACCCCGTTTCGCCTCATGTTTCTCGAAGACCCGGTACCCCCGGAAAACACCGCCGCTCTGGCCAAGGTCACGCGCAGCACGCCGATTCCGATCTGCACCGGCGAGTGGCGCTACCGGTGCGACGGATTTCGCGACCTGATCGAACAGCAGGCATGCGACCTGCTGCACGTGGATGTCGCCGCCACCGGAGGCATGTCGGAAGCCAAGAGGATCGCCGATCTCGCCGACCTCTACTACATGCCGTTCGCGGCCCACAACATCACCTCGCCGCTGGGCCTCGTCGCCAGCGCGCACGTGTGTGCGGCGGTGCGCAACCTGAACAGCATGGAACTGCCGTATCACGGTGACCAGGTCGCGTGGCGCTGGGACCTGGTGCGCAGCCCCGAACCGCTGATCGACCGCGGGCGGTTCGTCGTGCCGCGTGGACCCGGTCTCGGTGTCGAGCTCGACGAAACCGTGGTCAACGCCCACCTCGCGCCCGGATCCGCGCCGCTGTAGGTTCGGGACGCCTCCGAACAGCTCAACGCCGCCGCACCGTGCCGGATGCGCGGCGGTTTCTCCGGCGCGGCGCACGGCACGAACGTGGCGGATCAGGGGAACTCGGCCGCCCGCGCGCTGTGGGCACCATGGCGCGCACCACCACGACGTCGTGTGGGTCGGGTAGTCGGTCAACATTGCATCACGTCAGAGCACTGATACTACGAAATACGTAGTATCCTGATGTTGTGCTCCGTGGTGGTATAAACTCCTTCGCCATGAACGTCACACTCATCAGGCAACCTGCCATGGCGCTGACCGTGGCAATGGTCCTGTCTCTGTCGCTAGCGGGCTGCAGTGCGGCCACTTCAGGGACGGGAGGGACTACGAGCTCCGCCGCCGAAGCGCCCCTACCGGAGCCAGTTCCAACGCCGCCTGAGCCCGAGTCGCCGCCCGAGCCCGAGTCGCCGCCTGAGCCCGAGTCGCCGCCCGAGCCCGAGTCGCCGCCCGAGCCCGAGTCGCCGCCACCCTCCACCGGCGTGCCTTCCGACACGCCGGGCACGCCGAGGTTCCCGGCACGATACTGCCAGTTTTTGTTCTACGACGATCCGTACAAGCGCCCTCCCGCCCCGTATTCAGCCTCTACGGCCCCGCCGACGGAATACTCTCCATCTCTGGTGCTTCGGCTGGGGTCGACACCCGACGACGAGCCGCAAAAACGGAGCCAAATAACCGTGACGTGGCCGACGGCGACCAGCACGCCCTGGCCCGTCGAAACTTACGAACTGGCCTGGACTCGCACAGGCGACCCGTTCCCGGCTCCGACGATCATGCAGGTGTACCAGCAGGGGCAGGAGCGGTTCATCGTCACGAACTACACCATGACGGGGCTGAATGCAGGGACGGAGTACAAGGTACGGGTTCGCCCGAGATATGAAGGCGCCGACTATGAAGCAGGCGAGAGAGTCAGCGGATGGTCGCCTGTCTTCACCGTGCGCACGATGGATCCTCTGCCCCTGCTGGACTGCACCGAGGGCCAGCACCTGCGCGATCCGCCGTGGGTTACGTTCTACACTGACCGACACGGTATGAGCTATAGGTGCGACCAGACGCATCCTGCCTTCCAGACCTACCGGTATCTGGCTCCTTGGAGCGCGCTCAGTTGTGCCGGCGCTGGTGGCCCCCCGTTCGAACCGAGGATCCGGCCCGCTTCGTTGCGGGTACGCATCGCCGGGAGGGGCGATGTGCAAGTCGACCCGGATTCCACGCATGGCCAGCGTCGGCTTGCGGTATTGGGCCTGAGTGTGACCGTTGGGGGCCAGCGGTGCGAACTGACCGATCTGTTGTATCTCACGATCGACGGATTGGCTGCCTTCGACTCGAAGTGCGCCGAGTAGCGCGGGATCAGGTCAACTGGACCGTGCCGCGCGCTGTGGCCACCATGGCGCGCAGCCCGGGCCGATCCGCAGCCCGCACCGCCACCGGTACCCCGAGGGCGCGCAGCGCCGGACCGACGGCTCCCGGTTCGGGAGACTGCACCTCGAGGTTCAGCAACCGGCAGCCCGCCGGGGCAGATGCCGCGGGCGAGTCCACGGCGTCCCAGTCAATGAGAAAGGAGCACGTTGTGGCTACCACGCCCTTCATGGCTGTCGCCGGGAGCGATACTCGGTCAACATTGCATCACGTCAGAGCACTGATGCTACAAAACACGTAGTATCCTGATGTTGTACTCCGTGACGGTATAAACTCCTGCGCCATGAATGTCACACTCATCAGGCAGCCTGCCATGGCGCTGACCGTGGCAATGGTCCTGTCGCTGTCGATCGCGGGCTGCAGTGCGGCCACTTCCGGGACGGGAGGGGCCCCGTCCTCCGCCGCCGAAGCGCCGCTCCCGGAGCCGGTGCCAGCGCCGCCCCAGGCAGAAACGCCGCCCGAGACAGAGACGCCGGGCCCGAGCCAGCCGACGGATGGCGACACTCCTCCCGCCGCCGCGCCGCCAACGCCGCCACCCTCCACCGGCGTACCTTCCGATACGCCGGGCAGGCCGACGGGCCCGAGACGATTCTGCAAGGCCTTGTACTACGACGATCCGCACAAACGCCCACCTACCCCGTATTCAGCCTCTACGCCCGCGCCGGCGGAACACTCTCCACCTCTGGTGCTTCGGCTCGGTGAGACAAACGACGGCAAGCCGCAAAAGCGGCACCAAATATGGGTGGCGTGGCCGGGCGCGACCAGCACGCCCTGGCCCGTCGACACCTACGAACTGGCCTGGACTCGCGCAGACAACCCGTTCCCGGCTCCGACGATCATGCAGGTGTACCAGGTGGGGCAGTCGCGAATCATCACCACGAACTACGCCATTACGGGGCTGCAAGCAGGTACGGAGTACAAGGTGCGGGTTCGCCCAAGGTATGAAGGCACCGACTATGAAGCAGGCGTGAGAGTCAGTGCGTGGTCGCCTGTCTTCACCGTGCGCACGATGGATCCTCTGCCTTTTCTGCGCTGCACCGAGGGCCAGCTTGTGCTCGATGCGCCGTGGTTCACGCTCTCCACCAGGCCAGACGGCAGCCAGCAAGCGGAGTGCGACGAGAAGCATCCTGCCTTCAAGACCTACCGGGATCTGGCTCCGTGGAGCGCAAGTAGTTGTGGCGCCGTTGCCTGGCGCGAACCGAGGATCCAGCGCGCTTCGCTGCGGGTGCGCATCGCCGGCAGGGGCGATGTGCGAGCCTACCCGGATCCCACATCCGGCTCGCTTCGGGTATTGGGCTTGCGTGTCTCCGTTGGGGGCCGGTCGTGCGAACTGACCGATGTGCTGTATCTCACGATCGACGGATTGGCTACCTTCGATACGACGTGCGCCGAGTAACGAGGGATCAGGTCAACTGGACCGTGCCGCGCGGTGTGGCCACCGTGGCGCGCAGCCCGGGCCGATCCGCCGCCTGTACCGCCACGGGTACACCGAGGGCGCGCAGCGCCGGACCGACGGCTTCCGGTTCGGGAGACCGCACCTCGAGGTTCAGCAACCGGCAGCCCGCCGGGGCAGATGCCGCGGGCGAGTCCACGGCGTCCCAGTCGATGAGGAATGGAACCGTCCCTCCGAACGGCAATTCCTGGTGTTGGCACAGGTGCCAACGCAACAGCGAGCCGTCGCTCCGGCGGCGGGTTCCGGGCGCCACCGGTCCCGGGTCGTAGCCGCGTGCCACGGCGTGCGCACGCCAGCGTTCCAGCCGAACCTCCGCCGCCGGCTGCGCCCCGCCGGCGCGACCCGGTTGTGGTTTCCCGCTGGTGCGGGACGGTGGCGTCTGGCATGCATGCACCGCGAAGGTGACCAGGCGGGGCCTGGCGAGCGAGTCGAGGCCGAACGGCCGCGGTTGCCGCGGCGGCGGTTGAGCCGGATCGGGGGCAATGATTTCGAGGTACGCGTCGCCCCCGAGTGAAAGGAGCGCGTTGTGGCTACCACGCCCTTCATGGCTGCCGCCGGGAGCGGGGGTAACGCCGAGCAACTCGGCGATCCGTGCAACCCCCGCCGACAGCTCCGGCACCCCGTATACCAGGTGGTCGACTGCCGCCGTCATCTGTCCGGCCTAACCGATTCCCATGCCTTGCAGAAAGCGCAGGCTCGCCGCCAGTTCCGCGAACGGGTCGGCTCCGTAGGTCTGGTCCTGCTCGACCAGCGCCCACTCCACGCCCGCGCCGCGGCACGCCGCCACGATGCGCGGCCAGTTGAGATTGCCGGCGCCGACCGGTGCGAAGCGCTGGGTACGGTCGGGCAGCACCACCATGTCCTTGAAGTGGATGACCGGCTGCCGCGCACCGAGGTCGCCGATCCACTGCGCCGGGTCGGCGCCGCCGGCGGCCAGCCAGTATACGTCCAGCTCCGCGCAGAGATGTTCGGGAGGAGCCGTCTCGTACACCTGGTGCAACCAGGTGGTGCCGCCGTAGCGGACCAGCTCGTGGCTATGGTTGTGGTAGGAGAAATCGATCCCGGCCGCGGCAAGCCGCTCGGCAACAGGCGCCAGTTCCGCGGCAAACCGCGCCGCGCCGCCGGCCCGGAAGTACTCCTTGGGCAGACCGCCGATCGCCGCGTGCCGGCAGCCCCACATCTGGTGGACTTCGATGAGGTGCCCGAGGTCGTTGCGGAACTCATCCCAGCCGAAGTGGGTGGCGACGATCTCCAGGCCGTGGTCGCGCGCCATCCGCGCCACCTCTCGCGGCGCAACCGGACCGAAGGCGGATACCTGCACCGCGCGGTAGCCCATCTCGGCTACCTTGCGCAGCGTCTCCGCCACGTCGCTCGCCGTCTGCGTGTAATCGCGCACGGTATAGAGCTGCGCTCCGGCCTTCAATTCCTGAACAGCGTCACCCACTCTTTCTTCACTCCTCGTTCCAGATCGACGCAAGGCGCCACAGGTCCAGGCAACGCAGCCGCGCGCTCCCGCCGCGCGCCGCCACCGCCAGTTCGTTGGCGTCATCCACCGGAACGACGCCGAGCGGGATCACCACCTCGCCGTCGGCGCCGAAAACCTCGATCGATGCGCGGTCCAGCAAGACCTGGAGACGCAGCAGTCCGCGCTGCAACTCGATCGCGGTCCCGGCCGGATTGGCGGAGCGTCGCCGCCCCTGGGTGCATGACAACTTGCGGGTCCCGGCATCATATACGATCCAGATGCCGCGCAGCATCACCGCAACGCAATCCGCGCCGCCGGGCTCCAGTTCCACCACCACTTCAGCGGTGTCCGGCATGCGCGCCAGCGGAACGACTGCCCAACCACCATGCCGCACCGGCACGCCGAGGAAGGGAGCTGCCGGCGGCGGCACGGCGTCGGGATCCAGCATCAGCCCCCGCCAGCGGCGATGGCCGCGGCGCAACGTCTGCAGTTCGCGTGCCGGCGCCGAGCACAGCCGCACGCCGCGCGCCGTGCGGCGCAGGGACAACTCGCAGGGGAACGTCATGCAATGGGTAAACGGCATGCCCGGCGGCGTGGTGAGCAGCCAGGCGATCTGCAGTACGCGCCCGTCGTCCGCCGGAAGGTCGCTCCAGGTCTGGGCGGCGTACGCGGTGCCCAGCGGCTGCTGGCGCAGTTCCCGGTCTCCGTATTCCGCGGCGTCGGGGACGAAGCGTTCGCCGTCGAAGCTGCCCAGGAGGTAGCGCGTGTCCGCCGCCCACAGTACCCAGCGCAGGTCGTTCGGATCGCCGTCCACCGCAAGCTGAAACAGGTCGGGGCAACTGTGCGTGGGGAGGCGCACCTCGTGACGCCGGGTCCAGTCGCGCAGGTTGGGGGAGGTGAGCAGGGCGAACCGGTCGCCATCCAGATACAGCACCATCACCCAGCAGGATTGCGGACGGTGCCAGAACACGCGCGGGTCGCGGTTGAGGCCGGCAATGTGCGGCAGCACCGGATTGTCGGGGTGCTTGCGCCAGGTGCGGCCGCGGTCGTTGCTGTACGCCAGGCACTGCGTGAACGGGCGTATCTCGTCGGCGGAGCGGCCGTCGGCGGTGTACAGCGCCACCAGCGGCGGATCGTCGCCGCTCTGCAAACCGCTGGTGTTGTGCCAGTCCACCACTGCCGACCCGGAGTACATGGCGCCGTGTTCATCGGGCGCCAGGGCCGGCGGAAGCTCCTCCCAGTGCACCAAGTCGCGGCTCACGGCGTGTCCCCAGAACTTCAGGTAGTGGCCAATGTCGGTGCCGAACGGCTGGTGCTGGTAGAACAGGTGGTATTCGCCGGCGAAGTACACCAGCCCGTTGGGGTCGTTGATGAAGCCGCGCCGCGACGAGAAGTGGAACTGCGGGCGGTAGCGCTCGCGGTAGATGCCGCCGGCATCAGGCAGCGCGTCGGCGAGTGCCAGTCCGTCCAGCGCGACGCCCGGCTCCGGACCGCTGTCGAAGGTGAGTTCCAGGGTCTGGCCTCGGAACGGTTCCAGGTCGGCGAAGGTCACGTAGTCGGGATGCGCCGCGGTCACCTTGGCGGCGAACTTGAGCACCTGCCTGCCGCCGGCGTGCACGCGCATCAACCCGGCGCGGGCGTCGTAGCGCACCGGGATGTGCAGGTAGCGGCGGTCGATCGCCAACCGGCGGGAGGTGATCACTCAGTGGCCGATGCGGAAGTCGTTCTTGCCGGTGCGGTCGGCCCCGCGCACCAGCCAGATCGGACGGCGCGAGAAGTCCACCATGTAGGTGGAGGTGGACTCGCCGGGGCGAAACATGGTGCGGTCGAAGTGCGAGGTGGCCGGCATGTACCGCAGCGCCAGACCGGCCCGGCGCCGCGGCGAGGTGTTGGCGCGGGACCCGTGCACCAGGTACACGTCGTGCAGCGACATCTCGCCCGGCAGCAGTTCCACGTCGCGCGCGGTCGATTCGTCGAATTCATCCGCGTCGAGCTCCTGGTCCAGCACCACGTCGGCGCGGTCGCTGCGGTGATGGCTGCGCAGCTCGTGCCGCCGATGGGAGCCGGGGATCACGCGCAGGCACCCGTTTTCGGTGGTGCTGGCATCGATTGCGATCCACACGGTGCAGGTGGCCAGCGGCCGAATCGGCCAGTACTGGCCGTCCTGGTGCCACGGCACCTCCATGCCGTCGCCGCCGGGCTTGGCAAACACCTGGCATCCCCACAGGATGATGTCGGGACCGATAAGTTGTTCCACGGCATCGAGCACCGCATCGTGGTGGGCGATGTCCAGGAACACCCGGTTGCCCCTGACGCCTTCTGCCCCGTGTTCCAAGTGAGCGCTCACGAGTTTCTCCGGGCGTACTCCGGGGTTGTCCGCGATCAACTGGTCGAGCGCGGTGCGCAGCCGGTCGAGCTCGGTTGCCGGAAGGGCGTGGCGCGGCACTACGATGCCGTCGCGCCGGAACGCGGCAATCTCACCCGCCGTCAACGGCGCGGACGAGGTCGTGCTGGAATCGGTCATGGCCGCATCATGGTAGCATGGGGCGGTGTCGGTCGGGCTGCCCCGGCACCTCGCCAATGCGCGGCGACCGGCCGGTGCCGGCATCGGCTCAGTACTCTGGTCCGAAGAGGCCGGCTGGTGGGCGATGCTCGGGCGGTTTTCATCGTCTTCCATGTCACGGAGTGACCGTACAGACTCATTGGAAGTCCATAATTGGCCCCGGGCGTCAGGCCAGGTCCCCGGCTTACCGCCATGAGCGGCTCACAGCAGCGAGCGCCGCAGCAGGCTCAACGCTGCGACGGCGGCCCGGCGCCGGTCCACCTGGCCCCGCACCCCGATACCCAGGTGGTGGCCACGCTCACCGGCCGCCCCGGCAACAGCCAGCCACGTATTGCCGGGACCGAGGTTCTGCGGCTGGGCGCGACCCGCCATCGTAGCGGCGCCCGCCATCTGACCGCCGGCACCGGCACCAGGACCGGTCGCGGCGGCGTCGGTGGAGTGCACCGCGACGGCCACGTCAGCACCGCTGAGCCGGCACGCGGCGCGTGCCAGCGCCGCCGCCAGTGCTTCACCCGACACGTCCGCTTCCTCGCCGGCGGCCTTCGCCAGGCGCGCGCGGGCGGCATCGGCGGTGACGATGCGGCCTTCCACGAAGCGTTCCCCGGCCGCCTCCCGGAGCGCCGCGGCGACCGTGCCGCCGGTGCGATCCTCGTAGCTGGCCAACCGCCAGCCGCGCCGCGCGAGCAGGTCCGCTACCACGCTCTCCAGGGTCTCGCCGTCGACGGCGAACACGTGATCGCCCAGAGCGGCACGGATGTCGGCTTCCGTCGGCTCGATCAGCCTCCGCGCAGCATCCTCCGAATCGGCGCGCGCGCTGATGCGCACGTCGACCTGCCCCGGATGCGCCAGCACCCCCACCTTGGGATTGGTCGAGGCGGTCATGATGGCGCCGATGCGGTGGTCCACGGCGCTCTCGCCCAGCTCGCCCACCTTGAGCACGCGGTGGTGAATCACCTGCTTGAGCCGCCAACGCTGGCGGAGGTAAGGCACCACGGCGTGCTCCATCAGCCACTTCATCTCGAACGGTACGCCCGGCAGGCAGATGATGGTGCAGCGGTCGTCCTCGACGACGAATGCGGGAGCGGTGCCATTCGGGTTTGGTACCAGAATCGCATCGCGCGGCAGCAGCGCCTGCTTCTCGTTGTTGGGCGTGAGCACGAATCCGCGCGAGCGGAACCGCTCCTGGAGGTCGTGCAGCGCTTCGGGGTGGGGGTGCAGCGGGCGTCCCGTCACCCTGGCCACCGCCTGCCGGGTCAGGTCATCCTCGGTCGGGCCCAATCCGCCG contains:
- a CDS encoding ABC transporter ATP-binding protein; amino-acid sequence: MTKVYRSGSTEVAALRGVSLRVDGGAFLAIAGPSGSGKTTLLNLVGCLDTATSGEVVIGGERVSDLNRKQLALFRRHRLGFIFQSFNLIPVLTAYENVSFALSLVTRDPKQVRDRTLAMLDDVGLSDMADRRPGELSGGQQQRVAIARALVKDPDIVLADEPTANVDSEIGEGLLDLMRTLNRRRSTTFLFSTHDAMVMDYAQRLVRLQDGRIVRDETRTGEGRAPATADAAR
- a CDS encoding VOC family protein; its protein translation is MTAAVDHLVYGVPELSAGVARIAELLGVTPAPGGSHEGRGSHNALLSLGGDAYLEIIAPDPAQPPPRQPRPFGLDSLARPRLVTFAVHACQTPPSRTSGKPQPGRAGGAQPAAEVRLERWRAHAVARGYDPGPVAPGTRRRSDGSLLRWHLCQHQELPFGGTVPFLIDWDAVDSPAASAPAGCRLLNLEVRSPEPEAVGPALRALGVPVAVQAADRPGLRATVATPRGTVQLT
- a CDS encoding sugar phosphate isomerase/epimerase, which encodes MGDAVQELKAGAQLYTVRDYTQTASDVAETLRKVAEMGYRAVQVSAFGPVAPREVARMARDHGLEIVATHFGWDEFRNDLGHLIEVHQMWGCRHAAIGGLPKEYFRAGGAARFAAELAPVAERLAAAGIDFSYHNHSHELVRYGGTTWLHQVYETAPPEHLCAELDVYWLAAGGADPAQWIGDLGARQPVIHFKDMVVLPDRTQRFAPVGAGNLNWPRIVAACRGAGVEWALVEQDQTYGADPFAELAASLRFLQGMGIG
- a CDS encoding mandelate racemase/muconate lactonizing enzyme family protein produces the protein MTITSLKTVSVAGTKTWNYVRLETDTGITGTGEAHPGAGIGDLIERRLAPMLIGADARNVEPLQRRMLASSTGDSAGGMLVGAIGGVETALWDVAGKALGVPAYRLLGGAYRDRIRLYADVGRGVAMANTPASWAARAREAAAEGFDALKFDIDHSADELSHDLLARGLSLAELERMTALVAAAREGAGDRVDLAIDCHGIYQVRDVLLLAERLTPFRLMFLEDPVPPENTAALAKVTRSTPIPICTGEWRYRCDGFRDLIEQQACDLLHVDVAATGGMSEAKRIADLADLYYMPFAAHNITSPLGLVASAHVCAAVRNLNSMELPYHGDQVAWRWDLVRSPEPLIDRGRFVVPRGPGLGVELDETVVNAHLAPGSAPL
- a CDS encoding GH32 C-terminal domain-containing protein, producing the protein MITSRRLAIDRRYLHIPVRYDARAGLMRVHAGGRQVLKFAAKVTAAHPDYVTFADLEPFRGQTLELTFDSGPEPGVALDGLALADALPDAGGIYRERYRPQFHFSSRRGFINDPNGLVYFAGEYHLFYQHQPFGTDIGHYLKFWGHAVSRDLVHWEELPPALAPDEHGAMYSGSAVVDWHNTSGLQSGDDPPLVALYTADGRSADEIRPFTQCLAYSNDRGRTWRKHPDNPVLPHIAGLNRDPRVFWHRPQSCWVMVLYLDGDRFALLTSPNLRDWTRRHEVRLPTHSCPDLFQLAVDGDPNDLRWVLWAADTRYLLGSFDGERFVPDAAEYGDRELRQQPLGTAYAAQTWSDLPADDGRVLQIAWLLTTPPGMPFTHCMTFPCELSLRRTARGVRLCSAPARELQTLRRGHRRWRGLMLDPDAVPPPAAPFLGVPVRHGGWAVVPLARMPDTAEVVVELEPGGADCVAVMLRGIWIVYDAGTRKLSCTQGRRRSANPAGTAIELQRGLLRLQVLLDRASIEVFGADGEVVIPLGVVPVDDANELAVAARGGSARLRCLDLWRLASIWNEE
- a CDS encoding CinA family nicotinamide mononucleotide deamidase-related protein; protein product: MNVELVAIGSELLLGQIVDSNSAWMAQRLAEVGADLFRKTTVGDNLNRMVDVLGGAMARADCVITGGGLGPTEDDLTRQAVARVTGRPLHPHPEALHDLQERFRSRGFVLTPNNEKQALLPRDAILVPNPNGTAPAFVVEDDRCTIICLPGVPFEMKWLMEHAVVPYLRQRWRLKQVIHHRVLKVGELGESAVDHRIGAIMTASTNPKVGVLAHPGQVDVRISARADSEDAARRLIEPTEADIRAALGDHVFAVDGETLESVVADLLARRGWRLASYEDRTGGTVAAALREAAGERFVEGRIVTADAARARLAKAAGEEADVSGEALAAALARAACRLSGADVAVAVHSTDAAATGPGAGAGGQMAGAATMAGRAQPQNLGPGNTWLAVAGAAGERGHHLGIGVRGQVDRRRAAVAALSLLRRSLL
- a CDS encoding fibronectin type III domain-containing protein produces the protein MVLSLSLAGCSAATSGTGGTTSSAAEAPLPEPVPTPPEPESPPEPESPPEPESPPEPESPPEPESPPPSTGVPSDTPGTPRFPARYCQFLFYDDPYKRPPAPYSASTAPPTEYSPSLVLRLGSTPDDEPQKRSQITVTWPTATSTPWPVETYELAWTRTGDPFPAPTIMQVYQQGQERFIVTNYTMTGLNAGTEYKVRVRPRYEGADYEAGERVSGWSPVFTVRTMDPLPLLDCTEGQHLRDPPWVTFYTDRHGMSYRCDQTHPAFQTYRYLAPWSALSCAGAGGPPFEPRIRPASLRVRIAGRGDVQVDPDSTHGQRRLAVLGLSVTVGGQRCELTDLLYLTIDGLAAFDSKCAE
- a CDS encoding phytanoyl-CoA dioxygenase family protein, with the protein product MTDSSTTSSAPLTAGEIAAFRRDGIVVPRHALPATELDRLRTALDQLIADNPGVRPEKLVSAHLEHGAEGVRGNRVFLDIAHHDAVLDAVEQLIGPDIILWGCQVFAKPGGDGMEVPWHQDGQYWPIRPLATCTVWIAIDASTTENGCLRVIPGSHRRHELRSHHRSDRADVVLDQELDADEFDESTARDVELLPGEMSLHDVYLVHGSRANTSPRRRAGLALRYMPATSHFDRTMFRPGESTSTYMVDFSRRPIWLVRGADRTGKNDFRIGH
- a CDS encoding fibronectin type III domain-containing protein, which gives rise to MALTVAMVLSLSIAGCSAATSGTGGAPSSAAEAPLPEPVPAPPQAETPPETETPGPSQPTDGDTPPAAAPPTPPPSTGVPSDTPGRPTGPRRFCKALYYDDPHKRPPTPYSASTPAPAEHSPPLVLRLGETNDGKPQKRHQIWVAWPGATSTPWPVDTYELAWTRADNPFPAPTIMQVYQVGQSRIITTNYAITGLQAGTEYKVRVRPRYEGTDYEAGVRVSAWSPVFTVRTMDPLPFLRCTEGQLVLDAPWFTLSTRPDGSQQAECDEKHPAFKTYRDLAPWSASSCGAVAWREPRIQRASLRVRIAGRGDVRAYPDPTSGSLRVLGLRVSVGGRSCELTDVLYLTIDGLATFDTTCAE